The nucleotide window ACATGAAAAATACCATCTTGCCTCTATTGGCAATAGCGCTTTTTGGGAGTATGAAAAGTTTTGCACAGTACCCATCAATCTCTCCCGAAGTGCAGGCACAATCCAAACTTATTATGGATGAGGCTCAAAAACGCTCTGATGAAGCTTGGGAAAAAGCGCTCGTAGTTATTGAAGAAGAAGCAAAGCACGGAAAACCATATATTTCGTGGGCATCAAGACCAAACGATTTGCCACAGGCAGACATTCCTGCTTTTCCGGGAGCCGAAGGAGGAGGAATGTACACTTTTGGAGGTCGTGGCGGAAATGTGTACACGGTGACTAGCCTTGAAGACAATGGGCCTGGAACTTTACGTGAGGCTTGCGAAAAAGGAGGAGCGAGAATCATTGTTTTCAATGTTTCGGGAATTATCAGAATTAAGAGTCCTTTGATTATTCGTGCGCCTTATATTACTATTGCAGGGCAAACCGCTCCCGGTGACGGTATTTGTGTGGCGGGAGAATCGGTTTGGATTAACACCCACGATGTTATCATTAGACATATGCGTTTCCGTAGAGGAGAAACTTTTGTGGGACGTCGCGATGATGCTATTGGTGGTAATCCATTAGGGAATATTATGATAGATCACGTTTCGGCGACTTGGGGATTGGACGAAAATATGTCGATGTACAGACATATGTACAGCCCGGGACCTGGTTATCCGGACGAAAAAAGACCTACGGTGAACATTACAATCCAAAATAGTTTGTTTGGGGAAGCATTGGATACTTACAATCACGCTTTCGGAAGTACTTTGGGAGGAGAAAACTGTTCATTTATGAGAAATATGTGGGCCAGCAATGCGGGTAGAAACCCATCCATTGGGTGGAACGGAATTTTTAATTTCGTGAACAATGTGGTGTACAACTGGTACAACAGATCTACAGACGGTGGTGATTATCAGGCTAACTACAATATCATCAACAACTTTTACAAACCGGGACCTGTGACGAATTTGGCTGAGCCAATCAGTTATAGAATTCTAAAACCGGAATCAGGACGTAGTAAATTACCTTATATGGTTTATGGTAGAGCGCACGTATCTGGAAATATTGTAAACGGAAATGACAAAGTGACCAAAGACAACTGGGACGGAGGTATCCAAATCGAAAACAAAAAAGGAGAGTTGATGTCTTATGACGAAGCCAAACCATATTTTGACAAAATGAAAAGCGACAAACCTTTCCCAATGCCTTGGTTCCGTCCTTTAATGAAAGCTGATGAAGCTTATGAATTTGTTTTGAAAAATGTTGGAGCCACTTTGCCAATAAGAGACAAAGTTGACGAAAGAATCGTAAGAACCGTAAAAACTGGAATTCCTGAATACAACAAAAAAATTGAAGGAAAAACATTCTACCAATTTGAGCACCGTCGTTTACCGATGGATTCTTACAAACAAGGAATCATCACTGATATTTCACAAGTGGGTGGATATCCTGAATACAAAGGAAAACCTTATGTAGATACAGATAAAGATGGTATGCCTGACGCTTGGGAGAAAAAATACGGTTTGGATCCAAAAGATCCATCTGATGCCAAAAAAGATTTAAACGGAGATGGATATACTAATATCGAAGATTACATCAATGGTGTGAATCCTGCGATAAAAGTAGATTGGAAAGATTTGGCCAATAACAAAGAAACTTTGGTTAAACCTTTATTGGATTTAAATTAAAAATTGATTTTGAAAAGATTCTCATTCCATAATTTGCTAATTATGGGATGAGGTATTTTAAAATGCTAAAAAAAGAAAAATGAAGTCAATAAAGAAATTAAGTATATTGTTTTTACTTTTTG belongs to Flavobacterium aquiphilum and includes:
- a CDS encoding pectate lyase family protein; this translates as MKNTILPLLAIALFGSMKSFAQYPSISPEVQAQSKLIMDEAQKRSDEAWEKALVVIEEEAKHGKPYISWASRPNDLPQADIPAFPGAEGGGMYTFGGRGGNVYTVTSLEDNGPGTLREACEKGGARIIVFNVSGIIRIKSPLIIRAPYITIAGQTAPGDGICVAGESVWINTHDVIIRHMRFRRGETFVGRRDDAIGGNPLGNIMIDHVSATWGLDENMSMYRHMYSPGPGYPDEKRPTVNITIQNSLFGEALDTYNHAFGSTLGGENCSFMRNMWASNAGRNPSIGWNGIFNFVNNVVYNWYNRSTDGGDYQANYNIINNFYKPGPVTNLAEPISYRILKPESGRSKLPYMVYGRAHVSGNIVNGNDKVTKDNWDGGIQIENKKGELMSYDEAKPYFDKMKSDKPFPMPWFRPLMKADEAYEFVLKNVGATLPIRDKVDERIVRTVKTGIPEYNKKIEGKTFYQFEHRRLPMDSYKQGIITDISQVGGYPEYKGKPYVDTDKDGMPDAWEKKYGLDPKDPSDAKKDLNGDGYTNIEDYINGVNPAIKVDWKDLANNKETLVKPLLDLN